A window from Leifsonia shinshuensis encodes these proteins:
- a CDS encoding type IV toxin-antitoxin system AbiEi family antitoxin domain-containing protein encodes MIDEHLLQRLGGIATTHQLRAAGASSPELTAAVADGRLHRLRKGIYVAPSAPPLAVAAVTARGRLSCVSAARTYGLWSGTDTRLHLQHPPNARAGPAVAAVRHWLPTEHDEQLWRVTFADCLRSVARCADRETAIAVFDTAISAGLTTPLAIPRILERQPARVTSLAALARPGSESGVESLVRQRLHALGHLVEQQVHVAGVGRVDMRVDGVLFLEIDGFAFHSDRQSFERDRARDAVLARQGSARLRVSAAQVMEDWPTVLASIRSLLRPAALP; translated from the coding sequence ATGATCGACGAACACCTCCTCCAGCGCCTCGGCGGAATCGCCACCACCCACCAGTTGCGAGCCGCCGGCGCCTCCTCTCCGGAGCTCACCGCCGCGGTCGCCGACGGCCGGCTTCATCGCCTCCGCAAGGGCATCTACGTCGCACCGTCGGCGCCGCCGCTGGCGGTGGCGGCCGTCACCGCGCGCGGGCGGCTCTCCTGCGTCTCGGCGGCCCGCACCTACGGTCTCTGGTCGGGCACCGACACCCGGCTGCATCTGCAGCATCCGCCCAACGCCCGGGCCGGCCCGGCCGTCGCGGCGGTGCGGCATTGGCTGCCGACCGAGCACGACGAGCAGCTGTGGCGGGTGACCTTCGCCGACTGCTTGCGCTCCGTCGCGCGGTGCGCCGACCGGGAGACCGCCATCGCGGTCTTCGACACCGCCATCTCAGCGGGGCTGACGACGCCGCTCGCGATTCCCCGCATCCTGGAGAGACAGCCGGCGCGGGTGACGAGTCTCGCCGCGCTCGCGCGACCGGGTTCCGAGTCCGGCGTGGAGTCGCTTGTCCGACAACGGCTGCACGCTCTCGGCCACCTCGTCGAACAGCAGGTGCACGTTGCCGGAGTCGGCCGCGTCGACATGCGCGTCGACGGCGTGCTCTTCCTCGAGATCGACGGTTTCGCGTTCCACAGCGACCGGCAGTCGTTCGAACGGGACCGGGCTCGGGATGCGGTGCTCGCGCGCCAGGGCTCCGCCCGGCTCCGCGTCTCGGCCGCCCAGGTCATGGAGGACTGGCCGACAGTGCTCGCGTCCATCCGTTCCCTGCTCCGACCGGCTGCGCTACCGTGA